A genomic segment from Clostridiales bacterium encodes:
- a CDS encoding helix-turn-helix domain-containing protein produces MLPPNNESISKISKEEGISEQTLRNWRDNARANGIAAPANDAISDKWSTQDKFLIVVETAGMSETELAEYARQKGLYVEQIHAWKDACMNANGGVAQEA; encoded by the coding sequence ATGTTACCTCCGAATAATGAGTCTATCAGCAAAATATCTAAAGAGGAAGGCATCTCAGAGCAGACGCTGCGCAACTGGAGAGATAATGCCAGAGCAAACGGTATTGCTGCACCTGCAAATGATGCAATATCCGACAAATGGAGCACTCAGGATAAGTTCCTCATCGTTGTGGAAACAGCAGGAATGAGTGAAACAGAACTTGCTGAGTATGCCCGTCAAAAGGGGCTTTATGTTGAGCAGATACATGCATGGAAAGATGCCTGTATGAATGCCAACGGTGGTGTTGCCCAAGAGGC